One stretch of Corallococcus soli DNA includes these proteins:
- a CDS encoding DUF6310 domain-containing protein, producing MVVERCFSELDTRRIRFRDTQRRCPVASANVLALETMVGICLLTQPEIVVGAVIIIGAVVVAVAIHEQLEAYEFRRPYPEEETSGETVSPAPETQSAPLHSLSSRRPQPDGASSGQDVFPPGPPSFQEPRERRPECTPQPVPHLGGDALHNQCADKVPQNAFPGSDVLVNGKRFDALQLHSRLLWEVKTDNFDLYTPALKRISIAKQVSELRRERELAKDCGYDFVVGVRSAAHRTALLAQINNLNIIIMDWC from the coding sequence GTGGTCGTGGAGCGATGCTTCTCCGAACTCGACACCCGCAGGATCCGCTTCCGCGATACCCAGCGCCGGTGTCCCGTGGCCTCCGCGAACGTGCTCGCCCTGGAGACGATGGTCGGCATCTGCCTGCTGACGCAGCCCGAAATCGTGGTGGGCGCGGTGATCATCATCGGCGCGGTGGTGGTGGCCGTCGCCATCCACGAGCAACTGGAGGCGTATGAGTTCAGGCGGCCCTACCCGGAGGAGGAGACCTCCGGTGAGACAGTGAGCCCTGCACCCGAGACGCAGTCCGCCCCGCTGCACTCGCTCTCAAGCCGAAGACCCCAGCCGGACGGTGCCTCCTCGGGACAGGACGTCTTCCCTCCGGGGCCGCCGTCGTTCCAGGAGCCGCGCGAGCGCCGCCCGGAGTGTACACCCCAGCCCGTGCCGCACCTGGGCGGCGACGCCTTGCACAATCAGTGCGCCGACAAGGTGCCGCAGAATGCGTTTCCCGGCTCGGATGTCCTCGTCAACGGGAAGCGGTTCGACGCGCTGCAACTCCATTCGAGGCTTCTATGGGAGGTGAAGACCGACAACTTTGATCTATACACGCCTGCCCTCAAGAGGATTTCCATCGCGAAACAGGTTTCGGAGCTGAGGCGCGAGCGGGAACTCGCAAAGGATTGCGGCTATGACTTCGTCGTTGGCGTACGCAGCGCCGCGCACCGAACCGCGCTGCTCGCGCAGATCAACAACCTGAACATCATCATCATGGATTGGTGCTGA
- a CDS encoding protein kinase domain-containing protein, translated as MKLARRRGRLFRLPFADAPESRARLWKSMTEHGLFVPADAPRPIGTEFPLQVAFQGAEPAVSGRVRVMEHGVSGWVRGYFVKFVALDAGSLPLPVSPRDERPAPPPPVAASDNVSGAGPTGDADGWREEPTPVGIRPRSTVEGAQVLHDYSHVDVLHARDPEAWQGGLRPFDTFGPYQLLKRLGAGGMAEVLLARRTMAEGVDKLVALKLVFQEYARHPRLSELFLTEARLSATLQHPNVIQVFDVGSAAGRPFMAMEYVHGCNGADLLDRLRQRGRPPPVALAVTLAIELGKALEYLHEQRDLDGRPLHLVHRDVSPGNLLIGLHGEVKLVDMGVASASIASGNDLLRVGKRAYMAPEQAAGGRPEPGWDIHGMGRVLHELLTLHRALGDVTGTGHPEGPRPARFNPQVTPELERLVRWATEPEPTRRAPSARALRQALERVRATLPPFDLVQAMRELFGEPLERVQRETEALIGVARGRDRPPRSQRCRRWMGFVDQRFPVALRLLAARHRQGLRWGALALTVLAASSAALLWPLHARESALGEHLLRADRLIAVAKLSGAGEDTALAQLQAARALRPGDPRVQQRLEALADGFEQLALEATQRGDVAEAVAHLRAALEAAPERSVPRLKLQFLEDEARRAPPGWRR; from the coding sequence GTGAAGCTGGCAAGGAGAAGGGGGCGGCTGTTCCGGTTGCCGTTCGCGGACGCGCCGGAGTCTCGCGCGCGGCTGTGGAAGAGCATGACGGAGCATGGCCTGTTCGTGCCGGCGGATGCGCCACGGCCCATCGGGACGGAGTTCCCGCTCCAGGTCGCCTTCCAGGGCGCGGAGCCTGCCGTCTCCGGCCGCGTGCGCGTGATGGAGCACGGGGTGTCCGGCTGGGTGCGCGGCTACTTCGTCAAGTTCGTCGCGCTGGACGCGGGCAGCCTCCCGCTGCCGGTGAGCCCGCGCGATGAACGCCCGGCCCCTCCGCCGCCCGTGGCCGCCTCCGACAACGTGTCGGGTGCGGGCCCCACGGGGGACGCGGACGGCTGGCGGGAGGAGCCGACGCCGGTGGGCATCCGGCCCCGCTCCACGGTGGAGGGGGCGCAGGTGCTGCACGACTACTCGCACGTGGACGTGCTGCACGCGCGCGACCCGGAGGCGTGGCAGGGCGGGCTGCGGCCGTTCGACACGTTCGGTCCGTACCAGTTGCTCAAGCGTCTGGGGGCCGGGGGGATGGCGGAGGTCCTCCTCGCGCGGCGCACCATGGCCGAGGGCGTGGACAAGCTGGTGGCGCTCAAGCTCGTGTTCCAGGAGTACGCGCGCCACCCACGCCTGTCGGAGCTGTTCCTCACGGAGGCGCGCTTGAGCGCGACGCTCCAGCACCCCAACGTCATCCAGGTGTTCGACGTGGGCTCGGCCGCCGGACGGCCCTTCATGGCGATGGAGTACGTACACGGGTGCAACGGCGCGGACCTGCTGGACCGGCTGCGACAGCGCGGACGGCCTCCGCCGGTGGCGCTCGCGGTGACGCTCGCCATCGAGCTGGGCAAGGCCCTGGAGTACCTGCACGAGCAGCGCGACCTGGATGGACGCCCGCTGCACCTGGTCCACCGCGACGTGAGCCCGGGCAACCTGCTCATCGGGCTGCACGGCGAGGTGAAGCTGGTGGACATGGGCGTCGCGTCGGCGAGCATCGCCAGCGGCAACGATTTGCTGAGGGTGGGCAAGCGCGCGTACATGGCGCCAGAGCAGGCGGCGGGAGGGCGCCCGGAGCCCGGCTGGGACATCCACGGCATGGGGCGGGTGCTCCATGAGCTGCTCACGCTGCACCGCGCGCTCGGGGACGTCACCGGCACCGGGCACCCGGAGGGTCCGCGGCCGGCGCGCTTCAATCCCCAGGTGACGCCGGAGCTGGAGCGGCTGGTGCGGTGGGCCACCGAGCCCGAGCCCACGCGCCGCGCGCCCAGCGCCCGGGCCCTGCGTCAGGCGCTGGAGCGCGTGCGGGCCACCCTGCCCCCGTTCGACCTGGTGCAGGCGATGCGCGAGCTGTTCGGGGAGCCGCTGGAGCGGGTACAGCGCGAGACGGAGGCGCTCATCGGCGTCGCGCGCGGAAGGGACCGGCCACCGCGCTCACAGCGGTGCCGCCGGTGGATGGGGTTCGTCGATCAACGCTTCCCGGTGGCGTTGCGACTGCTGGCCGCGCGCCACCGGCAGGGGCTGCGCTGGGGGGCGTTGGCGCTCACGGTCCTGGCCGCTTCGAGCGCGGCGCTCCTGTGGCCCCTGCACGCGCGGGAGTCCGCGCTGGGGGAGCACCTGCTGAGGGCGGACCGGCTCATCGCGGTGGCGAAGCTGTCCGGGGCCGGAGAGGACACGGCGCTGGCGCAGCTCCAGGCGGCGCGGGCGCTGCGTCCGGGGGATCCGCGCGTCCAGCAACGGCTGGAGGCGCTGGCGGATGGCTTCGAGCAACTGGCGCTGGAGGCCACGCAGCGGGGCGACGTGGCCGAAGCCGTGGCCCACCTGCGCGCAGCGCTCGAAGCGGCGCCGGAGCGGAGCGTGCCGCGCCTGAAGCTCCAGTTCCTGGAGGACGAAGCGCGCCGCGCTCCGCCCGGGTGGAGGCGATGA
- a CDS encoding DUF5953 family protein, with protein MERDGRPTAIIHAMEHALPGLRLEWRIAEDGAFIPLTQRDAWFATSLSAGVLALLCNADEGHLVTLFGMEMPASEAPGGRAQLEAHAELPLDAATTVAAAAVLEAIAEAAFSFWGHATPTRAASEISEQTSPTMAGPPSPPRGLPTLKPSWEIRSPEIPHHLGWLNYWSAATARILGFPEPSRDTGLLTRSRRTSTGGWIVQLTEAPLDLDNPSHLDALLRAYERFPEIGGRVP; from the coding sequence GTGGAGCGCGACGGCCGCCCGACCGCGATCATCCACGCGATGGAACATGCGCTTCCTGGGTTGCGATTGGAATGGAGGATCGCTGAGGACGGGGCCTTCATTCCGCTGACACAGCGCGATGCGTGGTTCGCAACCTCCTTGAGCGCCGGGGTGCTCGCGCTCCTCTGCAACGCGGACGAGGGCCACCTCGTCACGCTCTTCGGGATGGAGATGCCAGCCAGCGAGGCTCCCGGAGGACGAGCGCAGCTTGAAGCCCATGCGGAACTGCCACTGGACGCTGCCACCACCGTGGCGGCAGCTGCGGTGCTGGAGGCAATCGCGGAGGCCGCGTTCTCATTCTGGGGACACGCAACGCCCACCCGTGCGGCGAGCGAAATCTCGGAACAGACGAGCCCCACCATGGCGGGCCCACCGTCTCCCCCCAGGGGGCTGCCGACGCTCAAGCCCTCATGGGAAATCCGCTCACCGGAGATTCCGCACCACCTGGGCTGGCTCAACTACTGGTCCGCCGCCACCGCGCGGATTCTCGGGTTCCCGGAGCCCTCGCGCGACACGGGCCTGCTCACGCGATCGCGGCGGACCTCCACGGGGGGATGGATCGTCCAGCTCACGGAGGCCCCGCTCGACCTTGACAATCCCTCCCACCTGGACGCGCTGCTGCGTGCCTACGAACGCTTCCCCGAAATCGGCGGACGCGTTCCCTGA
- a CDS encoding PEGA domain-containing protein, translating to MAQALPFLRLETARPQRPPARAVGVERTRETGLRFDVLPESARVFVDGRAVGLARQLESLVALAPGVHQVSVQLTGHATWRAEVLVGDRPEPIQVTLTAAP from the coding sequence GTGGCCCAGGCCCTGCCGTTCCTGCGGCTGGAGACAGCGCGCCCACAGCGCCCCCCGGCGCGCGCGGTGGGGGTGGAGCGAACACGGGAGACGGGGCTGCGCTTCGACGTGCTGCCGGAGAGCGCCCGCGTGTTCGTGGATGGCCGGGCCGTGGGGCTCGCGCGGCAGCTGGAGTCGCTGGTCGCGCTGGCACCGGGCGTCCATCAGGTGAGCGTCCAGCTTACGGGCCACGCCACCTGGAGGGCCGAGGTGCTGGTGGGCGACCGCCCGGAGCCCATCCAGGTGACGTTGACCGCGGCGCCCTGA
- a CDS encoding methyl-accepting chemotaxis protein yields MRIQLSDADVAARARQLHEAQCLSLSRRTDRTFILLMALQWVAGIAAAVFLSPRAWAGLESEVHLHVWAAVGLGLLFGGPPVLLALTHSGQASTRHVIAVGQALMSGLLIHLMGGRIETHFHIFGSLALLAIYRDWRVLLTFSGVVAADHFLRGALWPESIFGAHARDSWRWLEHAAWVVFEDVFLIVSCVQGQRDLRAAAEREAQLELSQHAVEERVVRPLAGSADALRDSMRTLSVSTREQREDLTRQARALSETQVTAEEIRQTSLVASEQATRVLRSTVEAGDVGAAVEDAIGRSVEGLAEIRAQVADISERIQGLAAYTEKIGGITRTVQDLADQSNVLAINAAIEAARVGEVGRGFAVVAREIRNLSSQSVAATQQVRSVLEDTRTRIQGVVDLTRQGGERMGRGIDTIRESGDRLRMLSVLVEGNADAVRRISASVSQQSAGVSQIFSAVTDLTAMMQASVARVEATHAAADTLQHVTDQVHGVIGLYQGGT; encoded by the coding sequence ATGAGAATCCAGCTGTCCGACGCCGACGTGGCCGCCCGGGCGCGCCAGCTCCACGAGGCGCAGTGTCTGTCATTGAGCCGGCGCACCGACCGGACCTTCATCCTCCTGATGGCGTTGCAGTGGGTGGCGGGGATCGCGGCGGCGGTGTTCCTGTCGCCCCGGGCCTGGGCGGGCCTGGAGAGCGAGGTCCACCTCCATGTCTGGGCGGCGGTGGGCCTGGGGCTGCTCTTTGGCGGGCCGCCGGTGCTGCTCGCGCTGACGCACTCCGGGCAGGCGTCCACGCGGCACGTCATCGCGGTGGGGCAGGCCTTGATGTCCGGGCTGCTCATCCACCTGATGGGGGGCCGCATCGAGACGCACTTCCACATCTTCGGTTCGCTGGCGCTGCTGGCCATCTACCGGGACTGGCGGGTGCTGCTCACCTTCAGCGGCGTGGTGGCGGCGGACCACTTCCTGCGCGGAGCGCTCTGGCCGGAGTCCATCTTCGGCGCGCACGCCCGGGATTCGTGGCGGTGGCTGGAGCACGCGGCGTGGGTGGTGTTCGAGGACGTCTTCCTCATCGTCTCCTGCGTGCAGGGGCAGCGCGACCTGCGGGCGGCGGCCGAGCGGGAGGCGCAATTGGAGCTGTCCCAGCACGCGGTGGAGGAGCGGGTCGTCCGGCCGCTGGCGGGCTCCGCGGACGCGCTGCGCGACTCCATGCGGACGCTGTCGGTGTCCACGCGGGAGCAGCGTGAGGACCTGACCCGTCAGGCCCGGGCGCTGAGCGAGACGCAGGTGACGGCGGAGGAGATCCGCCAGACGTCGCTCGTCGCGTCCGAACAGGCCACCCGGGTGCTGCGCTCGACGGTGGAGGCGGGGGACGTGGGCGCCGCGGTGGAGGACGCCATCGGCCGGAGCGTGGAGGGGCTGGCGGAGATCCGCGCCCAGGTGGCGGACATCTCCGAGCGCATCCAGGGGCTCGCGGCGTACACGGAGAAGATTGGCGGCATCACCCGGACGGTGCAGGACCTGGCGGACCAGTCCAACGTGCTGGCCATCAACGCGGCCATCGAGGCGGCCCGGGTGGGCGAGGTGGGCCGGGGCTTCGCGGTGGTGGCGCGGGAGATCCGCAACCTGTCGTCGCAGTCAGTGGCGGCCACGCAGCAGGTGCGCTCGGTGCTGGAGGACACGCGCACGCGAATCCAGGGGGTGGTGGACCTCACGCGCCAGGGAGGGGAGCGGATGGGCCGGGGCATCGACACCATCCGCGAATCGGGGGACCGGCTGCGCATGTTGTCCGTGCTGGTGGAGGGCAACGCGGACGCGGTGCGCCGCATCTCCGCGTCGGTGAGCCAGCAGTCGGCGGGCGTGTCGCAGATCTTCTCCGCCGTCACCGACCTGACCGCGATGATGCAGGCGTCGGTGGCCCGGGTGGAGGCCACCCACGCGGCGGCGGACACGCTCCAGCACGTCACCGACCAGGTCCACGGCGTCATCGGGCTGTATCAGGGCGGGACCTGA
- a CDS encoding RedB protein, whose translation MAAPEVVTHDPLDAPARVSRDEGLKHLTLRRIALPWFVALWVAASAVGTGLLWSHASAAGPAATPPSRLPGSFAPVGGPGAWSLLVFLHPQCPCSRATLTELAKLTVRAGGRLATRVFIWAPTEASPDFVQSELWARARALPGVEVVADVDGQVARGVGARTSGQVVLYSPEGEERFSGGITPARGHEGDSAGNLAIRALVEARAPGSPSASVFGCALETPPSPSGETP comes from the coding sequence ATGGCCGCCCCGGAAGTTGTCACCCATGACCCCCTGGATGCCCCGGCCCGGGTATCTCGCGACGAGGGTCTGAAACACCTCACGCTCCGGCGTATCGCGCTGCCGTGGTTCGTGGCGCTCTGGGTGGCGGCATCGGCGGTGGGCACGGGGCTGCTGTGGTCGCACGCGAGCGCGGCGGGGCCGGCGGCGACACCGCCCTCCCGGCTGCCGGGGTCGTTCGCACCCGTGGGCGGTCCCGGGGCGTGGTCGCTGCTCGTCTTCCTCCATCCCCAGTGCCCCTGCTCGCGCGCGACGCTCACGGAGCTGGCGAAGCTCACGGTCCGCGCGGGAGGCCGGCTCGCCACGCGCGTCTTCATCTGGGCGCCGACCGAGGCGTCCCCGGACTTCGTGCAGTCGGAGCTGTGGGCGCGGGCGCGCGCGTTGCCCGGCGTGGAGGTGGTGGCGGACGTGGATGGGCAGGTGGCGCGCGGCGTGGGCGCCCGGACGTCCGGTCAGGTGGTGCTGTACTCGCCGGAGGGTGAGGAGCGCTTCAGCGGCGGCATCACCCCCGCGCGCGGCCACGAGGGCGACAGCGCGGGCAACCTGGCCATCCGGGCCCTGGTGGAGGCGCGGGCGCCTGGAAGTCCCTCCGCGTCCGTCTTCGGCTGTGCCCTGGAAACACCCCCGAGCCCGTCGGGCGAGACCCCGTGA
- a CDS encoding PIG-L deacetylase family protein, whose product MAEHARSDEGGPEHVFFSPHPDDVALGAYASLLGVPRGIVPTLVTVFSQSCWEFVLPVDPTRALAVTSLRMGEDRRFARAHGADLVHLGFRDTSLRSPPGGVREPEEATAALGLRVREALAEVLAHVSDDAVCYVPLGISSHVDHLLVRDAVRALRGDRGAIVYYEDLPYSAHHPDDEIVDYAWALGLTPRCLDLTALWTAKVRGLSFYASQLEPATLPAVEAHARRLGAGRKLCERVWTVAP is encoded by the coding sequence GTGGCTGAGCACGCGCGGAGCGACGAGGGCGGGCCGGAGCACGTGTTCTTCTCACCCCATCCGGATGACGTGGCGCTGGGCGCCTACGCGAGCCTGCTGGGCGTGCCCCGGGGTATCGTCCCCACGCTCGTCACCGTCTTCTCGCAGAGCTGCTGGGAGTTCGTGCTGCCGGTGGACCCCACGCGGGCGCTGGCGGTGACGTCGCTGCGGATGGGCGAGGACCGGAGGTTCGCCCGGGCGCATGGCGCGGACCTCGTGCACCTGGGCTTTCGCGACACCAGCCTGCGCTCACCGCCCGGAGGCGTCCGGGAGCCGGAGGAGGCCACGGCGGCGCTGGGCCTGCGCGTCCGCGAGGCGCTGGCGGAGGTCCTGGCGCACGTGTCCGACGACGCGGTCTGCTACGTGCCGCTGGGCATCTCCAGCCACGTGGACCACCTGCTGGTGCGCGACGCGGTGCGGGCGCTGCGGGGGGACCGGGGCGCGATTGTCTACTACGAGGACCTGCCGTACTCCGCGCACCACCCGGACGACGAGATCGTCGACTACGCGTGGGCGCTCGGGCTTACGCCCCGGTGCCTGGACCTGACGGCGCTGTGGACCGCGAAGGTGCGGGGCCTGTCGTTCTATGCAAGCCAGCTGGAGCCGGCGACGCTGCCCGCCGTGGAGGCGCACGCGAGGCGGTTGGGCGCGGGCCGCAAGCTGTGCGAGCGCGTCTGGACGGTGGCCCCATGA
- a CDS encoding general secretion pathway protein GspE, whose protein sequence is MRLGELLVKDGLVSAAALEEALESQVVHGGRLGTNLVELGLLSEQDLAKALGKLHNCAYASGEMVPDPKAVALVNPNEADDKEYLPMRSDATRLSVAVVNPHDFPTLDAIAFKTGKRVVPVVIPEFRMNQLLRRHAKAFRQLRAIDMNAVRPRPAKGSAAELAKAQERPPDLMSEEEFQSVYSQALGGADADEAVLEGEIITGVEVVETPVPVAPPPQARPAMQAQPRAGMPASVPAQAPPAMQAPVPAQPRGGAPGMPVSVPAQPPHGTPVAPRQVPPGAPPRVDIPAHVAPRVPVPGHPAQAAATAGRSPASPGMPVQPMPPPGVVTGQPLPTATGASARMGAVPPAGADVIPGFGALPPPDALVEQAAQPVPPQAAPPVRAPVPPPTPLTFPEAQAELARSSDREDVARTVLRFALGKWRRSLLLSVQGNLVTGWHGMGQGVRDEAVRRIGVPLRDQSTFRLVRDTRSHYVGPVKRDAAMGMFYRLLGGGFPTTAVILPLLVRGKVVHLLYVDNGPDQLTPPDVGELLILSQSVGRSYEAMMRRRKSA, encoded by the coding sequence ATGCGCCTGGGTGAACTGCTCGTGAAGGACGGCCTGGTGTCGGCGGCGGCGCTGGAGGAGGCGCTGGAGTCGCAGGTCGTGCACGGCGGGCGGCTGGGGACCAACCTGGTGGAGCTGGGGCTGCTCTCCGAACAGGACCTGGCGAAGGCGCTCGGCAAGCTCCACAACTGTGCCTACGCGTCCGGGGAGATGGTGCCCGACCCGAAGGCCGTGGCGCTGGTGAACCCGAACGAGGCGGATGACAAGGAATACCTTCCGATGCGCTCGGACGCGACGCGGTTGAGCGTCGCGGTGGTGAACCCGCATGACTTCCCGACGCTGGACGCCATCGCGTTCAAGACGGGCAAGCGCGTGGTGCCGGTGGTCATCCCCGAGTTCCGGATGAACCAGCTGCTGCGCCGGCATGCGAAGGCCTTCCGGCAGCTGCGGGCCATCGACATGAACGCGGTGCGCCCCCGGCCGGCGAAGGGCTCGGCGGCGGAGCTGGCCAAGGCGCAGGAGCGGCCTCCGGACCTGATGAGCGAGGAGGAGTTCCAGTCCGTCTACTCGCAGGCGTTGGGAGGGGCGGACGCCGACGAAGCCGTGCTGGAAGGGGAGATCATCACCGGCGTGGAGGTGGTGGAGACGCCCGTGCCCGTCGCGCCGCCCCCCCAGGCCCGGCCCGCGATGCAGGCGCAGCCCCGCGCTGGCATGCCGGCCTCCGTCCCGGCCCAGGCGCCCCCCGCGATGCAGGCGCCCGTACCGGCGCAGCCCCGTGGCGGCGCGCCCGGGATGCCGGTGTCCGTCCCGGCGCAGCCTCCTCACGGCACGCCGGTGGCCCCGCGGCAGGTCCCGCCGGGAGCCCCGCCGCGCGTGGACATCCCCGCGCACGTGGCGCCTCGGGTTCCGGTTCCCGGCCACCCCGCGCAGGCAGCCGCCACCGCGGGGCGCTCCCCCGCGAGTCCGGGGATGCCCGTGCAGCCGATGCCGCCTCCAGGCGTCGTCACGGGACAGCCGCTGCCCACCGCCACGGGAGCCTCCGCGCGCATGGGGGCGGTGCCGCCGGCGGGCGCGGACGTGATTCCGGGCTTCGGGGCGCTGCCACCCCCCGACGCTCTTGTCGAGCAGGCCGCCCAGCCCGTTCCGCCCCAGGCCGCGCCGCCGGTTCGTGCGCCTGTGCCTCCTCCGACGCCGCTGACGTTCCCGGAGGCCCAGGCGGAGCTGGCGCGAAGCTCGGACCGCGAGGACGTGGCGCGCACGGTGCTGCGCTTCGCGCTGGGCAAGTGGCGCCGGAGCCTGCTGCTGTCGGTGCAGGGCAACCTCGTGACGGGCTGGCACGGCATGGGGCAGGGCGTGCGCGACGAAGCGGTGCGCCGCATCGGCGTGCCGCTGCGCGACCAGAGCACCTTCCGACTCGTGCGCGACACGCGCTCCCACTACGTGGGCCCGGTGAAGCGGGACGCGGCGATGGGGATGTTCTACCGGCTGCTGGGCGGTGGCTTCCCCACGACGGCGGTCATCCTTCCGCTGCTGGTGCGCGGCAAGGTCGTCCACCTGCTCTACGTGGACAACGGGCCGGATCAGCTCACGCCGCCGGACGTGGGCGAGCTGCTCATCCTGTCCCAGAGCGTGGGTCGCTCGTACGAGGCGATGATGCGGCGGCGCAAGAGCGCCTGA
- a CDS encoding proprotein convertase P-domain-containing protein, with protein sequence MTSRLRRFLSFSSIPLLLSCGAAAVSDGSSPALASQGQELATGTPAGNGVVLFLNDYSTTLTVLDTEVPLNLQAAQALADWREGPDGVLHTGDDRRFVSIEQVDAVPFVGPAALAALEAYARGTGRVELPVDGWVGTFQGVTFNVAEARRALAVANAQGAGALQATYGMSPAAANAVVAARPFFHILKLGRLPGVDGTSLQNLKTATQQAAEGEPCTGQTTCQSGLWCNGIPNDASSPYGRCITTAPTPGDGESCSLFVPCQANLTCHGLASGATEGWCRPAWMEGTFTAYSDLTLQGNTTPLVSSQPVVGLATVPEDITVELDLAHNNPSRLVLTLEDPGGETALLWDGPNEGTPPKRIPVTRGIPRDGTINGLWKLHVVNPSGVGNGKLREWTLKLNSRWD encoded by the coding sequence ATGACCTCCAGACTCCGACGTTTCCTGTCGTTTTCCTCGATTCCCCTCCTGCTGAGCTGCGGCGCCGCCGCGGTGTCGGACGGCTCCTCTCCCGCGCTGGCGTCGCAGGGGCAGGAACTCGCCACGGGCACGCCCGCCGGCAACGGCGTGGTGCTGTTCCTCAATGATTATTCGACGACGCTGACGGTGTTGGACACGGAGGTGCCGTTGAACCTCCAGGCGGCGCAGGCGCTGGCGGACTGGCGCGAGGGCCCGGACGGCGTGCTGCACACGGGCGATGACCGGCGCTTCGTCTCCATCGAGCAGGTGGACGCGGTGCCCTTCGTGGGGCCGGCGGCGCTCGCGGCCCTGGAGGCGTACGCGCGGGGCACGGGCCGGGTGGAGCTGCCGGTGGACGGCTGGGTGGGCACGTTCCAGGGCGTGACGTTCAACGTGGCGGAGGCGCGCCGGGCGCTGGCGGTGGCGAACGCGCAGGGCGCGGGTGCGTTGCAGGCGACGTACGGCATGTCCCCGGCGGCGGCGAACGCCGTCGTGGCGGCGCGGCCGTTCTTCCACATCCTGAAGCTGGGGCGGCTGCCCGGCGTGGACGGCACGTCGCTGCAGAACCTCAAGACGGCGACGCAGCAGGCGGCGGAGGGCGAGCCCTGCACCGGCCAGACGACCTGTCAGTCCGGTCTCTGGTGCAATGGCATCCCGAACGACGCCTCCAGCCCGTATGGCCGCTGCATCACCACCGCGCCCACCCCGGGGGACGGCGAGTCCTGTTCGCTGTTCGTGCCGTGCCAGGCGAACCTGACGTGCCACGGTCTGGCGTCGGGTGCGACGGAGGGCTGGTGCCGGCCGGCGTGGATGGAAGGGACGTTCACGGCGTACTCGGACCTCACGCTGCAGGGCAACACGACGCCGCTGGTGTCGTCGCAGCCGGTGGTGGGTCTGGCGACGGTGCCGGAGGACATCACGGTGGAGCTGGACCTGGCGCACAACAACCCGTCCAGGCTGGTGCTGACGCTGGAGGATCCGGGTGGTGAGACGGCGCTCCTGTGGGACGGGCCGAACGAAGGCACGCCGCCCAAGCGCATCCCGGTGACGCGCGGCATCCCGCGCGACGGCACCATCAACGGCCTGTGGAAGCTGCACGTCGTCAACCCGTCCGGGGTGGGCAACGGCAAGCTGCGTGAGTGGACGCTGAAGCTGAACAGCCGCTGGGACTGA
- a CDS encoding class I SAM-dependent methyltransferase, producing the protein MEASDKAATLIVVAHPEDVVRLFSTVAEGADLAVVTEDGSASRELEAVGRALGARTTHLLLSPSEVGPWCREQRERGPGRVFTHSPQEEAPLHREVAVLVSRVFERLWVPATGARPTECTVLDDAAFQRKLDLLNALYRERPDGAQAGACTEPLRDGPGLEAFTQVRSTDMVRALSLTKPEIFSELADPWGFARSPYETERFALTAKVLESLRHATPPPRRVVDVGACEGMMTEHLLSLFPHANVQALESEPRFVARLRERLGGHARVRIVEASVEDVALEADLVLLAEVLYYLSDDAGRDLLERLRASHLLTSYGGAFGAQVHERLAERGWEVVQSMTLPGRIEPVDGAQSPLLVRRAGTEIRLWRR; encoded by the coding sequence ATGGAAGCGAGCGACAAGGCCGCGACGCTCATCGTGGTGGCCCACCCCGAGGACGTCGTCCGGCTGTTCAGCACCGTCGCGGAGGGCGCGGACCTCGCGGTGGTGACGGAGGACGGGAGCGCCAGCCGGGAGCTGGAGGCGGTGGGCAGGGCGCTGGGCGCGCGCACGACGCACCTGCTGTTGTCCCCGTCGGAGGTGGGGCCCTGGTGCCGGGAGCAGCGCGAGCGGGGGCCCGGCCGCGTCTTCACGCACAGCCCGCAGGAAGAGGCGCCGCTGCACCGCGAGGTGGCGGTCCTGGTCAGCCGCGTGTTCGAGCGGCTGTGGGTGCCCGCCACGGGCGCGCGTCCGACGGAGTGCACGGTGCTGGACGACGCGGCCTTCCAGCGCAAGCTGGACCTGCTCAATGCCTTGTACCGGGAGCGCCCCGACGGCGCCCAGGCCGGCGCGTGCACGGAGCCGCTGCGCGACGGTCCCGGCCTGGAGGCCTTCACGCAGGTGCGCTCCACGGACATGGTGCGCGCCCTGTCCCTCACCAAGCCGGAGATCTTCTCCGAGCTCGCGGACCCCTGGGGCTTCGCCCGGTCCCCGTATGAGACCGAGCGCTTCGCCCTCACCGCGAAGGTGCTGGAGTCGCTGCGCCACGCCACGCCGCCGCCCCGGCGCGTGGTGGACGTGGGCGCGTGCGAGGGGATGATGACGGAGCACCTGCTGTCGCTCTTCCCCCACGCGAACGTCCAGGCCCTGGAGTCCGAACCCCGCTTCGTCGCGCGCCTGCGCGAGCGGCTGGGAGGACACGCCCGCGTGCGCATCGTGGAGGCGTCCGTGGAGGACGTGGCGCTGGAGGCGGACCTCGTGCTGCTCGCGGAGGTGCTCTACTACCTGTCCGACGACGCGGGCCGCGACCTCCTGGAGCGCCTGCGCGCCTCGCACCTGCTCACGTCCTACGGGGGCGCTTTCGGCGCCCAGGTGCACGAAAGGCTCGCGGAGCGCGGCTGGGAGGTTGTCCAGTCCATGACACTTCCCGGTCGCATCGAGCCCGTGGACGGCGCTCAGAGCCCGTTGCTGGTGCGACGGGCAGGCACCGAAATCCGTCTCTGGAGACGGTGA